From one Triticum aestivum cultivar Chinese Spring chromosome 4B, IWGSC CS RefSeq v2.1, whole genome shotgun sequence genomic stretch:
- the LOC123090363 gene encoding synaptic defective enhancer 1-like, translating to MAVGKPCLAGGEVSRAPEHGYHHHSPPPPPNPSPSHSPDRGEVFFSLSGHRSAASVHELNSTITPPKPPKLCQSTYFPPPRRTPKPIPPTKPSPANPNSTRTTVRRRRAHRRSEKGEGSFAENLEGFAPDYFGQGINCGQVNQHSLNRRMVHHSTNKKPNQNKIKRHNTS from the exons ATGGCCGTCGGGAAGCCCtgcctcgccggcggcgaggtctcCC GGGCCCCCGAGCACGGCTATCACCACCACTCACCTCCACCGCCACCAAATCCCTCTCCTAGCCACTCACCCGACCGCGGGGAGGTCTTCTTCTCCCTCTCCGGCCACCGCTCCGCCGCCTCTGTCCACGAACTAAACAGCACCATTACTCCACCGAAGCCACCCAAACTCTGCCAGTCCACCTATTTTCCACCACCACGTCGAACCCCTAAGCCAATTCCACCCACAAAGCCCTCTCCGGCGAATCCCAACtccacccgaaccaccgtccgccggcgTCGAGCTCACCGCCGTTCAG aAAAAGGAGAAGGATCTTTTGCTGAAAATTTAGAGGGTTTTGCTCCAGACTATTTTGGACAAG GTATCAACTGCGGGCAAGTGAACCAACATTCACTCAACAGGCGAATGGTACATCACAgtactaacaagaaacccaatcaAAACAAAATCAAGAGGCATAATACCAGCTGA